From one Chanodichthys erythropterus isolate Z2021 chromosome 3, ASM2448905v1, whole genome shotgun sequence genomic stretch:
- the LOC137004206 gene encoding uncharacterized protein, whose protein sequence is MAEARISVDQNVFTCPVCLDLLKDPVAIPCGHSYCKICITDCWDQEDEKRVYSCPQCRQTFSPRPALAKNTMLAEVVEKLKKTKLPADCYAGAGDVPCDVCPGRKYRAVKSCLLCLESFCQTHFDHHEEFHSRKPHKVIDATGRLQDMICRKHDKELEMFCVTDQQCICVLCKEYEHKNHNTESTEAQRTEKQKQLKETQMKIRQRIQQRQKDLQQLREAVESHKRSAQTAVKDSEKIFTELIRSIERSRSEVTQLIRDQEKAAVSRAEGRLERLEQEINDLRRRDAELEQLSHTHDHIHFLQSFQSLSAPPESTDEPDDPFSFLFSFDGMRESVRQLRDKLEDFCKEEIKKISDRVTNMNPKTRNDFLQYSHQLTLDLNTVFIKLRLTKKNRVITDTDTEQPYPDHPDRFDVYYQVLCRESVCGRCYWEIEWSGNYVFISVSYKSISRKGGGHECFFGHNDQSWSLHCTPSRYLFRHNNIETVLPVISCCRIGVFVDHSAGTLSFYSVSGDTMSLIHTVQTTFTQPLYPGFNVWSGSSVKLFFFVAKKDGGLRPCIDYRALNKITIKFRYPLPLVPAALEHLRGATVFTKLDLRSAPQPHPDTLAEHRHHVAEVLQRLRQFHLFLKAEKCSFHQPSVQFLGYVIDHSGIRMDEGKVSAIQSWPTPTTIKELQRFLGFSNFYRRFIKNYSTIVSPLTNLLRHQPKSLSWSPQATNAFETLKKAFTTAPLLVHPNPDLPFVVEVDASTTGVGAVLSQQQGTPTRWAMFFSRFNFSISYRPGSKNTKADALSRLYAPEEKPEKPDTILPESIFVNPIQWSEETIPSTNASTRTPPGCPQGLQYITRLLCVCVSLYSCSKMAEARISQDEFTCPVCLDLLKDPVAIPCGHSYCKICITDCWDQEDEKRVYSCPQCRQTFSPRPALAKNTMLAEVVEKLKKTKLPADCYAGAGDVPCDVCPGRKYRAVKSCLLCRESYCQTHFDHHEEFHSRKPHKVIDATARLQDMICRKHDKELEMFCVTDQQCICVLCKEYEHKNHNTESTEAQRTEKQKQLKETQMKIRQRIQQRQKDLQQLREAVESHKRSAQTAVKDSERIFTELIRSIERSRSEVTQLIRDQEEAAVSRAEGRLERLEQEINDLRRRDAELEQLSHTHDHIHFLQSFQSLSAPPESTDEPDDPFSSLFSFDGMRESVRQLRDKLEDFCKEEIKKISDRVTFTNMNPKTRKDFLQYSHQLTLDLNTVNKTLYLSEKNRVITFTYTVQLYPDHPDRFDGWSQVLCRESVCGRCYWEIDWSGNYVFISVSYKSISRKGGNIKSAFGFNDQSWSLDCTPSKYSFRHNNIETVLPIKSISHRIGVFVDHSAGTLSFYSVSGDTMSLIHSVQTTFTQPLYPGFNVWSGSSVKLC, encoded by the exons ATGGCAGAAGCCAGAATTTCAGTGGATCAGAATGTGTTCACGTGTCCAGTGTGTCTGGATCTCCTGAAGGATCCAGTGGCTATTCCCTGCGGACACAGTTACTGTAAGATCTGTATTACAGACTGCTGGGATCAGGAGGATGAGAAGAGAGTCTACAGCTGTCCTCAGTGCAGACAGACCTTCAGTCCAAGACCTGCTTTAGCTAAAAACACCATGCTGGCTGAAGTGGTGGAGAAACTGAAGAAGACTAAACTTCCTGCTGACTGTTACGCTGGAGCTGGAGACGTGCCGTGTGACGTCTGTCCTGGAAGAAAATACAGAGCCGTCAAGTCCTGCCTGCTGTGTCTGGAATCTTTCTGTCAAACTCATTTTGACCACCATGAGGAGTTTCACTCTCGTAAACCACACAAAGTGATTGATGCCACTGGACGACTGCAGGACATGATCTGCCGTAAACATGATAAAGAGCTAGAAATGTTCTGTGTCACTGATCAACAATGCATCTGTGTGCTGTGTAAGGAGTATGAACATAAAAACCACAACACTGAATCAACTGAAGCacagaggacagagaaacag AAACAGCTGAAGGAGACGCAGATGAAGATCCGTCAGAGAATCCAGCAGAGACAGAAAGATCTTCAGCAGCTGAGAGAGGCTGTGGAGTCTCATAAG CGCTCTGCACAGACAGCAGTGAAGGACAGTGAGAAGATCTTTACTGAGCTCATCCGCTCCATTGAGAGAAGCCGCTCTGAGGTCACACagctgatcagagatcaggaaaaggctgcagtgagtcgagctgaaggacgactggagcgactggagcaggagatcaatgatctgaggaggagagacgctgagctggagcagctttcacacacacatgatCACATCCATTTCCTGCAG AGTTTCCAGTCTCTCTCAGCACCTCCTGAATCTACAGACGAACCCGACGATCCCTTCAGTTTTCTCTTCTCTTTTGACGGCATGAGAGAATCTGTCCGTCAGCTGAGAGACAAACTGGAGGATTTCTGCAAAGAGGAGATCAAGAAGATCTCTGACAGAG TCACCAACATGAATCCCAAGACCAGGAACGACTTCCTACAAT attcccatcagctcactctggatctgaacacagtgTTTATAAAACTACGTCTAACTAAGAAGAACAGAGTGATTACTGACACTGACACAGAGCAgccgtatcctgatcatccagacagatttgatgtttattatcaggtgttgtgtagagagagtgtgtgtggacgctgttactgggagattgagtggagtGGGAATTATGTGtttatatcagtgtcatataagagcatcagcaggaagggaGGAGGTCATGAGTGTTTCTTTGGACataatgatcagtcctggagtttgCACTGCACTCCCTCCAGATACTTATTCAGACACAATAACATAGAGACTGTCCTCCCTGTAATATCCTGTTGTAGAATAGGAGTGTttgtggatcacagtgcaggaactctgtccttctacagcgtctctggagacacaatgagcctcatccacacagtccagaccacattcactcagcCGCTCTATCCTGGGTTTAATGTTTGGTCTGGATCATCAGTGAAACT cttcttcttcgtggcaaagaaggacggaggcttgaggccctgcatcgattaccgtgccctcaacaaGATCACCATAAAGTTCcgctatccacttcccctcgtcccagcggccctggaacatctccgcggtgccactgtgttcaccaagttggacctccgcagcgcgccacaacctcatccggatac cttggccgaacatcgccaccacgttgcggaggtcctccagcgcttacggcagtttcatctcttcctcaaggcgGAAAAATGCTCATTTCATCAACCCTctgtccagttcctggggtacgtgattgatcacagtggcatccggatggacgaggggaaggtctccgctatacagtcctggcccactcctactACTATCAAAGAGCTCCAAagattcctaggtttctccaatttctatcgccggtttatcaagaattacagcactatcgtcagtccactcaccaacctactccgtcaccaacccaagtctctgtcctggtctcctCAAGCCACCAATgcctttgagaccctgaagaaagccttcaccaccgctcccctcctcgtccaccctaacccggacctcccgtTCGTCGTTgaggtggacgcatctaccaccggagtgggagcggtcctttcacagcagcaggggacaccaa ctcgctgggcgatgttcttctctagattcaacttctccatctcctaccgtcctggttctAAGAATACGAAAGCTGACGCCCTATCTCGcctctatgctcctgaggaaaagcccgaaaAGCCTGATACCattctgccggagtccatcttcgtgaaccccatccagtggtccgaagaaactaTTCCCTccaccaatgcctccacacgcactccgccgggttgcccacaaggcttgcaatacatcacacgg ctgttgtgtgtttgtgtctctctGTATTCATGCAGTAAAATGGCAGAAGCCAGGATTTCTCAGGATGAGTTCACATGTCCAGTGTGTCTGGATCTCCTGAAGGATCCAGTGGCTATTCCCTGCGGACACAGTTACTGTAAGATCTGTATTACAGACTGCTGGGATCAGGAGGATGAGAAGAGAGTCTACAGCTGTCCTCAGTGCAGACAGACCTTCAGTCCAAGACCTGCTTTAGCTAAAAACACCATGCTGGCTGAAGTGGTGGAGAAACTGAAGAAGACTAAACTTCCTGCTGACTGTTACGCTGGAGCTGGAGACGTGCCGTGTGACGTCTGTCCTGGAAGAAAATACAGAGCCGTCAAGTCCTGTCTGCTGTGTCGGGAATCTTACTGTCAAACTCATTTTGACCACCATGAGGAGTTTCACTCTCGTAAACCACACAAAGTGATTGATGCCACTGCACGACTGCAGGACATGATCTGCCGTAAACATGATAAAGAGCTAGAAATGTTCTGTGTCACTGATCAACAATGCATCTGTGTGCTGTGTAAGGAGTATGAACATAAAAACCACAACACTGAATCAACTGAAGCacagaggacagagaaacag AAACAGCTGAAGGAGACGCAGATGAAGATCCGTCAGAGAATCCAGCAGAGACAGAAAGATCTTCAGCAGCTGAGAGAGGCTGTGGAGTCTCATAAG CGCTCTGCACAGACAGCAGTGAAGGACAGTGAGAGGATCTTTACTGAGCTCATCCGCTCCATTGAGAGAAGCCGCTCTGAGGTCACACagctgatcagagatcaggaagAGGCTGCAGTGAGTCGAGCTGAAGGACGACTGGAGCGACTGGAGCAGGAGATCAATGATCTGAGGAGGAGAGACGCTGAGCTGGAgcagctttcacacacacatgatCACATCCATTTCCTGCAG AGTTTCCAGTCTCTCTCAGCACCTCCTGAATCTACAGATGAACCCGACGATCCCTTCAGTTCTCTCTTCTCTTTTGACGGCATGAGAGAATCTGTCCGTCAGCTGAGAGACAAACTGGAGGATTTCTGCAAAGAGGAGATCAAGAAGATCTCTGACAGAG TCACATTCACCAACATGAATCCCAAAACCAGGAAAGACTTCCTACAAT attcccatcagctcactctggatctgaacacagtgAATAAAACCCTCTATCTGTCTGAGAAGAACAGAGTGATTACATTCACTTACACAGTCCAGctgtatcctgatcatccagacagatttgatggGTGGTctcaggtgttgtgtagagagagtgtgtgtggacgctgttactgggagattgaCTGGAGTGGAAATTATGTGtttatatcagtgtcatataagagcatcagcaggaagggaGGGAATATTAAGAGTGCGTTTGGATttaatgatcagtcctggagtttgGACTGCACTCCCTCCAAATACTCATTCAGACACAATAACATAGAGACTGTCCTCCCTATAAAGTCCATCAGTCATAGAATAGGAGTGTttgtggatcacagtgcaggaactctgtccttctacagcgtctctggagacacaatgagcctcatccactcagtccagaccacattcactcagcCACTCTATCCTGGGTTTAATGTTTGGTCTGGATCATCAGTGAAACTGTGTTGA